The following are from one region of the Hydrogenophaga sp. BPS33 genome:
- the atpE gene encoding F0F1 ATP synthase subunit C — translation MTDLSTLPLAVGHMIGLGALGSCIGIGIMASRYLEASARQPEMMEALQPKVFLLAGLLDGAFIIAVALGVWFALAAPFAA, via the coding sequence ATGACAGACCTCAGCACACTCCCCCTGGCCGTCGGGCACATGATCGGCCTGGGTGCCCTCGGTTCCTGCATCGGCATCGGCATCATGGCCAGCCGGTACCTCGAAGCCTCGGCGCGGCAACCCGAGATGATGGAAGCCCTGCAGCCCAAGGTCTTCCTGCTCGCGGGCTTGCTGGACGGCGCCTTCATCATCGCGGTGGCGCTGGGCGTGTGGTTCGCGCTGGCCGCGCCATTCGCGGCCTGA
- a CDS encoding MarR family winged helix-turn-helix transcriptional regulator, whose product MNTARIYSDQALQLDHQLCFALYSASLAMTKLYKPLLEGIGLTYPQYLAMLVLWEQDGVTVSELGERLYLDSGTLTPLLKRLEAADLVTRLRDVEDERRVLIRLTAAGRKLKGRATRIPACVLEASQCEVSEAMALTQQVRALRDRLST is encoded by the coding sequence ATGAACACCGCGCGCATCTACAGCGATCAGGCCCTGCAACTAGACCACCAGCTCTGCTTCGCCCTGTACTCGGCTTCGCTGGCCATGACCAAGCTGTACAAGCCATTGCTGGAAGGCATCGGGCTTACCTACCCACAGTACCTCGCCATGCTGGTGCTGTGGGAGCAGGACGGCGTGACGGTATCGGAACTCGGCGAGCGCCTGTACCTCGATTCGGGCACGCTCACCCCCTTGCTCAAGCGACTCGAAGCCGCCGATCTCGTGACGCGCCTGCGCGACGTGGAAGACGAACGCCGCGTGTTGATCCGCCTCACCGCCGCCGGGCGCAAACTCAAGGGCCGTGCCACGCGCATTCCGGCATGCGTATTGGAAGCCTCGCAATGCGAGGTGTCCGAAGCCATGGCCTTGACGCAGCAAGTGCGGGCCCTGCGCGACCGCCTGAGCACCTGA
- a CDS encoding organic hydroperoxide resistance protein, giving the protein MPTSLDKVLYTARAHTTGGREGASRSDDGLLDVKLSPPKAMGGAGNATNPEQLFAAGYSACFMGALKHVAGMKKVAVPADASIDAEVDIGPIPAGFGIAARLAVSLPGVDRAVAQDLVDTAHKVCPYSNATRGNIDVTITLK; this is encoded by the coding sequence ATGCCCACCTCCCTCGACAAAGTTCTGTACACCGCGCGCGCCCACACCACCGGTGGCCGCGAAGGCGCTTCGCGCAGCGACGACGGCCTGCTCGACGTGAAGCTCTCCCCACCCAAGGCCATGGGCGGCGCGGGCAACGCGACCAACCCCGAACAGCTGTTCGCCGCCGGCTACTCCGCCTGCTTCATGGGGGCGCTCAAGCACGTGGCCGGCATGAAGAAGGTGGCCGTGCCGGCCGACGCATCGATCGACGCCGAAGTCGACATCGGCCCGATCCCGGCCGGCTTCGGCATCGCGGCCCGCCTGGCCGTGAGCCTGCCCGGCGTGGACCGCGCCGTGGCACAGGATCTGGTGGACACCGCGCACAAGGTATGCCCCTACTCCAACGCCACACGCGGCAACATCGATGTGACGATCACACTGAAGTAA
- a CDS encoding PACE efflux transporter encodes MQGIKRKVVYITLYEIIAIAMSTAGLALLSGSEMGHASVAAVAASAIAVVWNLVFNTLFERWESRQTKKGRGFWRRVAHAVGFEGGLVVTLVPLFAWWLEISLWQAFVLDLGLIVFFLIYTYVFNLLFDRVFGLPASAQAPSMA; translated from the coding sequence ATGCAAGGCATCAAACGCAAAGTCGTCTACATCACCCTTTACGAAATCATCGCCATTGCCATGTCCACTGCCGGTCTGGCGCTGTTGTCGGGCAGTGAAATGGGTCATGCGAGCGTGGCCGCTGTGGCGGCTTCGGCCATCGCAGTTGTCTGGAACCTGGTGTTCAACACTTTGTTCGAGCGCTGGGAGTCCCGCCAGACCAAGAAGGGCCGTGGCTTCTGGCGCCGCGTCGCGCACGCGGTGGGCTTCGAAGGAGGCTTGGTCGTCACGCTGGTGCCGCTGTTCGCCTGGTGGCTGGAGATCTCGCTCTGGCAGGCCTTCGTGCTCGATCTTGGCCTGATCGTGTTTTTTCTGATCTACACATACGTGTTCAATCTGCTGTTCGATCGCGTCTTCGGCCTGCCTGCCTCGGCCCAGGCGCCCTCGATGGCTTGA
- a CDS encoding LysR family transcriptional regulator, with translation MAFSSDNVRVFLAVLDSGSFSAAARLLGRVPSAVSMTIANLEAELDLELFDRSSREPKPTDVARALEPQARQLASQLRQLQAHAEGLHQGLERQLTVAIAPELLSAPWSEPLAVLASEFPALIVEVLSAPQSDALRMLHAGDAHLALVFERPGTDEREGFQELGLETLVAVISPSHPEAQARQGAFQLNDLIDIRQIAVVSRDPKGRDPRLLLARHIWRTDSHLATLRLVQAGLGWAYLPRSLVEPLVSSGSLVEIRFNNISNELRVWVDVVWHIDRPMGLGAKRFIELMRKAASQPAAEA, from the coding sequence ATGGCTTTTTCCAGCGACAACGTCCGCGTGTTTCTCGCCGTGCTCGACAGCGGCTCGTTCTCAGCCGCGGCACGCTTGCTGGGCCGCGTGCCGTCGGCGGTAAGCATGACGATCGCCAACCTGGAAGCCGAGCTGGACCTGGAACTGTTCGACCGCAGTTCGCGCGAACCGAAACCCACCGATGTGGCGCGCGCGCTGGAGCCGCAAGCGCGCCAACTCGCCAGCCAGTTGCGCCAGCTGCAGGCCCACGCCGAGGGCTTGCACCAGGGGTTAGAGCGTCAGCTCACGGTCGCCATCGCGCCCGAATTGCTGTCGGCGCCATGGAGCGAGCCGCTGGCGGTACTGGCGTCGGAGTTCCCAGCCTTGATCGTGGAGGTGTTGTCCGCGCCGCAGTCCGATGCGCTGCGCATGCTGCACGCGGGCGATGCGCATCTGGCGCTCGTGTTCGAGCGGCCCGGTACCGACGAACGCGAGGGCTTCCAGGAGCTCGGCCTGGAGACCCTGGTCGCCGTCATTTCCCCATCGCACCCCGAAGCGCAGGCACGCCAAGGCGCATTTCAACTCAACGACCTGATCGACATCCGCCAGATTGCGGTGGTGAGCCGCGACCCGAAAGGACGCGACCCGCGCCTGCTGCTGGCGCGCCATATCTGGCGCACCGACAGCCACCTGGCCACACTGCGGCTGGTGCAGGCGGGTCTGGGCTGGGCGTATTTGCCGCGCAGCCTGGTCGAACCGCTGGTGTCATCGGGGAGCCTGGTGGAAATCCGTTTCAACAACATCAGCAACGAGCTGCGCGTCTGGGTCGATGTGGTGTGGCACATCGATAGGCCCATGGGCCTGGGCGCCAAGCGCTTCATCGAACTGATGCGCAAGGCTGCCAGCCAGCCGGCAGCCGAAGCCTGA
- a CDS encoding IS3 family transposase (programmed frameshift), with protein sequence MSTQRFSPEFKEEAVKQVVERGYTVPDVAARLGVSAHSLYKWVKAVAPDKSEQQSKELLEAKSEILRLRAQMRRIEEERDLLKKGRAVLCQGARVKYRFMIEHRHEFALSLMCRVLQVARAGFYAWLQCPQSERAKDDARLLEMIRNSYAASHGVYGARRVFADLREAGETCGLHRVERLMQRHKIKAVRGYKKPRSIAGRPSLIAPNHLQREFTVDAPNKVWVTDITYIRTWQGWLYLAVVLDLYARKVVGWSMKPSLSRELALDAVLMAVWRRKPQQRVIVHSDQGSQYGSDDFKRFCSAHDLEPSMSRRGNCWDNAVAESFFSSLKKERIQKRIYKTRDLARSDVFDYIEAFYNRTRRHSHLGGVSPEAFERASA encoded by the exons ATGAGCACCCAAAGGTTTTCACCAGAATTCAAGGAAGAGGCAGTCAAACAGGTCGTCGAACGCGGTTACACCGTGCCCGATGTGGCCGCCCGTTTAGGCGTGTCAGCACACAGTCTGTACAAGTGGGTCAAGGCCGTTGCGCCAGACAAGTCCGAGCAGCAATCCAAGGAGTTGCTGGAGGCCAAGAGCGAAATTCTTCGGCTGCGTGCCCAGATGCGCCGCATTGAAGAGGAGCGCGACCTACTAAAAAAAG GCCGCGCGGTACTTTGCCAGGGAGCCCGAGTGAAGTACCGCTTCATGATCGAACATCGTCATGAATTTGCCCTGAGCCTGATGTGCAGGGTGCTGCAGGTGGCGCGCGCAGGCTTCTATGCATGGCTGCAATGCCCGCAGTCCGAGCGGGCCAAAGACGACGCTCGGCTGCTTGAAATGATTCGAAATTCATACGCAGCAAGTCACGGCGTCTATGGTGCTCGGCGGGTGTTTGCAGATCTTCGCGAGGCGGGTGAAACCTGCGGCCTGCATCGTGTGGAGCGCCTCATGCAGCGCCACAAGATCAAGGCTGTGCGTGGCTACAAGAAGCCTCGATCGATTGCAGGAAGACCCTCCCTCATTGCGCCAAACCACCTGCAACGCGAATTCACGGTGGACGCGCCCAACAAGGTCTGGGTCACCGACATCACCTACATCCGGACCTGGCAAGGCTGGCTGTATCTGGCGGTGGTCTTGGACCTCTACGCCCGCAAGGTAGTGGGCTGGTCCATGAAGCCCTCGTTGAGCAGAGAGCTCGCGTTGGACGCTGTGCTGATGGCCGTGTGGCGTCGAAAGCCCCAACAGCGGGTCATTGTGCACAGCGACCAGGGCAGCCAGTACGGAAGTGACGACTTCAAGCGGTTTTGTTCAGCCCACGACCTCGAGCCGAGCATGAGCAGACGGGGGAACTGCTGGGACAATGCCGTTGCCGAGTCCTTCTTCAGCAGCCTGAAGAAAGAGCGCATCCAGAAGCGCATTTACAAGACCAGGGACCTGGCACGCTCCGATGTCTTCGACTACATCGAAGCGTTCTACAACCGAACCCGCCGCCACAGCCACCTGGGCGGCGTCAGTCCCGAAGCGTTTGAACGCGCTTCGGCTTGA
- a CDS encoding IS3 family transposase (programmed frameshift): MSKSNKFSPEVRERAVRMVQEHRREYPSLWAAIESIAPKIGCVPQTLNEWVKRAEVDAGVREGVTTSEAQRMKELEREVKELRRANEILKLASAFFAPSGARPPAQVLKDFIDKHRDAFGVEPLCKVLQVAPSAYRRHAAQQREPHKRCARAQRDEMLMPQIERVWQANMQVYGADKVWRQLAREGVSVARCTVERLMRKLGLRGVMRGKVVRTTISDAKAPCPLDRVNRQFRAERPNQLWVSDFTYVSTWQGWLYVAFVIDVFARRIVGWRVSSSMRTDFVLDALEQALYARQPERDGSLICHSDRGSQYVSIRYSERLAEAGIEPSVGSKGDSYDNALAETINGLYKAELIHRRAPWKTKEAVELATLEWVSWFNHHRLLEPIGYIPPAEAEANYYRQLASQNTEVVA, encoded by the exons ATGAGCAAGTCGAACAAGTTTTCGCCCGAGGTGCGTGAGCGGGCAGTGAGGATGGTGCAAGAGCACCGTAGAGAGTACCCGTCGCTGTGGGCGGCCATTGAGTCCATTGCGCCCAAGATTGGCTGCGTGCCGCAGACCTTGAACGAATGGGTCAAGCGCGCCGAGGTCGATGCCGGTGTGCGTGAGGGCGTCACGACCAGCGAGGCTCAGCGGATGAAGGAGCTGGAGCGCGAGGTCAAGGAGCTGCGCCGGGCCAATGAGATATTGAAGCTGGCCAGCGCGTTTTTCGCCC CAAGCGGAGCTCGACCGCCGGCTCAAGTCCTGAAGGACTTCATCGACAAGCATCGCGATGCCTTCGGGGTCGAGCCGCTCTGCAAGGTCTTGCAGGTCGCCCCATCGGCATATCGAAGGCACGCTGCGCAACAGCGAGAGCCCCACAAGCGCTGCGCCCGGGCGCAGCGCGACGAGATGCTAATGCCACAGATTGAACGTGTCTGGCAGGCCAACATGCAGGTCTATGGTGCCGACAAGGTGTGGCGGCAACTGGCCCGCGAAGGCGTGTCTGTGGCTCGCTGCACGGTCGAGCGCTTGATGCGCAAGCTCGGGCTGCGCGGTGTGATGCGTGGCAAGGTCGTGCGCACCACCATCAGTGATGCCAAGGCACCTTGCCCGCTGGACCGCGTGAACCGGCAGTTCCGGGCCGAGCGGCCCAACCAGCTTTGGGTCAGCGACTTCACCTATGTCTCGACCTGGCAGGGCTGGCTCTATGTGGCCTTTGTCATCGACGTGTTTGCCCGACGCATCGTGGGTTGGCGGGTGAGCAGTTCAATGCGTACGGACTTCGTGCTCGATGCGCTGGAGCAGGCCCTGTACGCCCGGCAGCCAGAGCGCGATGGAAGCCTGATATGCCACAGCGACAGGGGCTCTCAATACGTCAGCATCCGATACTCCGAACGGCTGGCTGAGGCCGGCATCGAGCCGTCTGTGGGCAGCAAGGGCGACAGCTACGACAACGCCTTGGCAGAGACCATCAACGGGCTCTACAAGGCCGAGTTGATTCACCGTCGAGCGCCATGGAAGACCAAGGAGGCGGTGGAGCTGGCGACCCTTGAATGGGTGTCCTGGTTCAACCACCATCGCCTGCTCGAACCCATCGGGTACATACCGCCAGCAGAGGCTGAGGCAAACTACTACCGGCAACTCGCCAGTCAGAACACCGAGGTGGTGGCCTGA
- the abc-f gene encoding ribosomal protection-like ABC-F family protein yields the protein MALITLQDAQLAFGHVALLDHTDFALEAQERVGLIGRNGTGKSSLLKILASLEKPDDGTLQVQTGVRIAYVPQEPKLDPAATVFEAASIGLADARAARDLYLSGANGLDLDVLQSRIEALDAWNWEQRVDETLHRLHLDGQLLVGTLSGGNKKRVALAQALVSRPDVLLLDEPTNHLDLDSITWLEDLLLEYKGSVVTISHDRAFLDRVATRMVDLDRGRLLSYPGNFAQYLVLKEEQAAQEAVINARADKLLAQEEVWIRKGVEARRTRAQGRITRLERLREQRANRRDAIGSVKLEVASGQASGKIVAELDKVTQSFISPDGNLRTVVSNFSATILRGDKIGLIGPNGAGKTTLLKIILGQLTPTSGTVRQGSKISVAYFDQMRDQLNLDATLEDFISPGSEWIEIGSKRTHVKSYLSDFLFSPARANAPVRTLSGGERNRLLLARLFARPANVLVLDEPTNDLDIETLELLEDLLQQYEGTVFLVSHDRRFLDNVVTSTLVSEGEGRWREYVGDVQDWLTQSARAAALQRDRETPAPAVAAKPISPATPSGTPPPRGSKKKLSYKEQREFDALPQLLAALESEQINISKALEDGSLFHSNPERATQLGARHAEVEEEWLLALERWEALGGA from the coding sequence ATGGCTCTTATTACTCTGCAGGACGCACAACTGGCCTTCGGCCATGTGGCGTTGCTGGACCACACGGATTTCGCTCTGGAAGCGCAGGAGCGCGTCGGCCTTATCGGGCGCAATGGGACAGGCAAGTCGTCGCTGCTGAAGATCTTGGCCTCGCTCGAGAAGCCCGACGACGGCACACTGCAAGTGCAGACGGGGGTTCGCATCGCCTACGTGCCACAAGAGCCCAAGCTGGATCCGGCGGCGACAGTCTTCGAAGCGGCCAGCATCGGTCTCGCCGACGCCCGAGCCGCGCGCGATCTCTATTTGAGTGGTGCAAATGGACTGGATCTCGACGTCCTCCAAAGCCGCATCGAGGCGCTGGACGCCTGGAATTGGGAACAGCGCGTGGACGAAACGTTGCACCGTCTTCATCTCGATGGGCAGCTCCTGGTGGGCACTCTGTCTGGAGGCAACAAGAAACGCGTGGCACTGGCCCAGGCGCTGGTGAGCCGACCCGATGTGCTCCTCCTGGATGAACCCACCAACCATCTGGACTTGGACAGCATCACTTGGCTGGAGGACTTGCTGCTGGAATACAAAGGTAGCGTCGTCACTATCAGCCACGACCGTGCCTTTTTGGATCGCGTCGCCACGCGCATGGTGGATCTCGATCGCGGGCGCCTGTTGAGCTATCCAGGCAACTTCGCGCAGTACCTGGTGTTGAAAGAAGAACAGGCAGCGCAGGAAGCGGTGATCAACGCACGGGCGGACAAGTTGCTCGCCCAGGAAGAGGTATGGATCCGAAAGGGCGTCGAGGCGCGACGCACCCGCGCCCAAGGGCGCATCACGCGCCTTGAGCGCCTGCGCGAACAACGGGCCAACAGGCGCGATGCCATCGGCAGCGTGAAACTGGAGGTGGCGAGCGGTCAGGCCAGCGGCAAGATCGTGGCGGAACTGGACAAGGTCACGCAGTCGTTTATCTCGCCAGACGGCAACCTGCGCACGGTCGTCAGCAACTTCTCCGCCACGATCCTGCGCGGCGACAAGATTGGACTTATCGGCCCGAACGGCGCCGGAAAAACCACCTTGCTCAAGATCATCCTGGGTCAATTGACACCCACCAGCGGCACGGTCCGCCAGGGCAGCAAGATCAGCGTGGCGTATTTCGATCAGATGCGCGACCAGCTCAATCTGGACGCGACGCTGGAGGATTTCATCAGTCCAGGCAGCGAGTGGATCGAAATCGGGAGCAAGCGCACCCATGTCAAGAGCTATCTCAGCGATTTCCTGTTTTCACCTGCCCGGGCCAATGCGCCGGTGCGCACGCTCTCGGGTGGCGAGCGCAACCGCCTGCTGCTGGCGCGCCTGTTTGCACGACCAGCCAATGTCCTGGTGCTGGACGAGCCGACGAACGACCTGGACATCGAGACCCTGGAACTCCTGGAAGACCTGCTTCAACAATATGAGGGAACGGTGTTTCTGGTCAGCCATGACCGGCGCTTCCTGGACAACGTGGTCACCAGCACGCTGGTGTCTGAAGGCGAGGGGCGTTGGCGCGAGTATGTGGGCGACGTGCAGGACTGGTTGACGCAGTCGGCGCGCGCGGCTGCGCTTCAGCGTGATCGCGAGACGCCTGCGCCGGCGGTTGCCGCCAAACCCATCTCGCCAGCGACACCCAGCGGCACGCCACCGCCCCGCGGCAGCAAAAAGAAGCTCAGTTACAAGGAGCAGCGCGAGTTTGACGCGCTGCCTCAATTGCTGGCTGCCCTGGAAAGCGAACAAATCAATATCAGCAAGGCGCTGGAAGATGGCAGCTTATTTCACAGCAATCCCGAACGAGCCACTCAACTTGGCGCCCGACATGCCGAAGTGGAGGAAGAATGGCTGCTGGCTCTTGAACGCTGGGAAGCGCTGGGTGGAGCCTGA
- a CDS encoding PAS domain-containing hybrid sensor histidine kinase/response regulator: MTPDRLAFDLQRTLDELQAERERTQKLMGELELQRRELDGLREETHRESHGRSLAEDALDEARDRLQLAVDAAGLALWEWQPPALEVFLTARWGELLGDISADGHWAVSALYDRLHPEDLESLRGEMLALLEGRSQRSVVQHRVRAAEGWIWVETHGMVAEHDAQGRPLRFMGTVADIRERKRLEQDSSRARELSAQASRAKSEFLANVSHEVRTPLNALMGLTRMLMDSPLSAEQAQWLTLMDTSAHALAQLLNDILDLSRIEAGKLDIEHARFDLHQVLEQVVSNHAEEARAKPLDVRVNLSPALPQWVMGDAARLRQVMNQLLSNAVKFTPAGGRVDVKASAEHPQGDAPYQLEVQVRDTGEGIPRHQQAAIFEAFTQADASTTREHGGSGLGLAISARLAALMGGAIALDSEPGHGSTFTLSLPLRDVPTLDNGPQSASAELMEVAQAGPRYVGLVVLLAEDHPVNELMMRQLLLRLGCTVRVARGGVHAVAQWEQGGIDLVLMDVQMPGMSGLQATQEIRSIEARRKLPRTPIVAVTANAMPGDRAACLAAGMDGYTPKPVSPQALIHEMDRVLQGADDTNAPEPALDVQLPPVPEASPVQAATRQAPLDIEKLLRRLDGDEETLGQLAQAMRVDLASRQHRMRRALNERDSAAAVAHAHGLKGSLASMTAERGARLAKGLELAARAGDWNLFARALPLMQAEAKQIDLALAEVLDAQARDLFDSRR; encoded by the coding sequence ATGACGCCCGATCGTCTTGCCTTTGATCTGCAGCGAACGCTCGACGAGCTTCAGGCGGAGCGCGAGCGTACGCAAAAGCTCATGGGTGAGCTGGAACTCCAGCGCCGCGAGCTCGATGGCCTGCGCGAAGAAACCCATCGCGAGTCGCACGGTCGTTCATTGGCCGAAGACGCTCTGGACGAGGCCCGCGACCGGCTGCAATTGGCGGTCGACGCAGCCGGGCTTGCGCTGTGGGAATGGCAGCCTCCGGCCTTGGAGGTCTTCCTGACGGCCCGCTGGGGAGAGCTTTTGGGTGACATTTCCGCCGATGGTCACTGGGCCGTGTCCGCCTTGTACGACCGTCTCCACCCGGAGGATCTGGAATCGCTTCGCGGGGAGATGCTGGCGCTGCTGGAAGGACGCAGTCAGCGCTCGGTGGTGCAGCATCGGGTGCGCGCGGCCGAGGGCTGGATCTGGGTGGAGACGCATGGCATGGTGGCCGAGCACGACGCCCAGGGGCGGCCGCTTCGGTTCATGGGCACCGTCGCCGACATTCGCGAGCGCAAGCGCCTGGAGCAAGACAGCTCGCGTGCTCGCGAGCTGTCCGCACAGGCCAGCCGTGCCAAAAGCGAATTTCTGGCCAATGTCAGCCACGAGGTGCGCACGCCGCTGAACGCGCTTATGGGTTTGACGCGCATGCTGATGGATTCGCCGCTCAGCGCCGAGCAAGCCCAGTGGCTCACGTTGATGGACACGTCGGCCCACGCGCTGGCCCAGTTGCTCAACGATATTCTCGATCTCTCGCGCATCGAGGCTGGCAAGCTCGACATCGAGCATGCCCGCTTCGATTTGCACCAGGTGCTGGAGCAAGTCGTATCCAACCACGCAGAAGAGGCGCGCGCCAAACCGCTGGACGTGCGTGTCAATCTGTCACCCGCGCTGCCTCAATGGGTGATGGGCGATGCGGCGCGATTGCGCCAGGTGATGAACCAGTTGCTCTCCAATGCCGTGAAGTTCACGCCGGCCGGCGGCCGGGTCGATGTGAAGGCAAGTGCGGAACATCCGCAGGGCGATGCGCCGTACCAATTGGAGGTTCAGGTTCGCGACACGGGCGAAGGCATTCCGCGCCACCAGCAAGCCGCGATTTTCGAAGCGTTCACACAGGCCGATGCCTCCACGACGCGCGAGCACGGCGGCAGCGGCCTGGGCCTGGCCATCTCAGCGCGTCTGGCCGCGCTCATGGGAGGTGCGATTGCGCTGGACAGCGAGCCCGGTCATGGCAGTACGTTCACGTTGTCGCTGCCGCTTCGCGACGTGCCCACGTTGGACAACGGACCCCAGAGCGCTTCGGCCGAGTTGATGGAAGTGGCGCAGGCCGGGCCTCGCTACGTGGGTCTGGTGGTGCTGCTGGCCGAGGACCACCCGGTCAACGAGTTGATGATGCGCCAGCTGTTGCTGCGCCTGGGTTGCACGGTGCGCGTGGCACGCGGTGGCGTGCATGCCGTGGCGCAGTGGGAACAGGGCGGCATCGACCTGGTGTTGATGGATGTGCAGATGCCAGGCATGAGCGGCTTGCAGGCGACGCAGGAAATTCGCAGCATCGAGGCACGGCGCAAGCTGCCGCGCACGCCCATCGTGGCCGTCACGGCCAATGCCATGCCGGGCGACCGCGCGGCCTGCCTCGCGGCCGGCATGGACGGGTACACGCCCAAGCCAGTGAGTCCACAAGCCTTGATCCATGAAATGGACCGCGTGCTGCAAGGAGCCGATGACACGAACGCACCGGAGCCAGCGCTCGACGTGCAACTGCCACCCGTGCCCGAGGCCAGCCCGGTACAAGCTGCGACGCGCCAGGCGCCACTGGACATCGAGAAGCTGCTGCGCCGCCTCGATGGTGACGAGGAAACCCTGGGTCAGCTCGCCCAGGCCATGCGGGTCGACCTCGCGTCGCGCCAGCACCGCATGCGGCGCGCGCTCAACGAGCGCGACAGCGCGGCGGCTGTCGCCCATGCCCACGGTCTGAAGGGGTCGCTGGCCAGCATGACGGCCGAACGCGGCGCGCGTCTGGCCAAGGGCCTGGAGCTGGCTGCGCGGGCGGGCGACTGGAATTTGTTCGCGCGCGCCTTGCCCCTTATGCAGGCGGAGGCCAAGCAGATCGATCTGGCTCTGGCCGAGGTGTTGGACGCGCAGGCTCGCGATCTGTTCGATTCGCGCCGATAG
- a CDS encoding aminotransferase-like domain-containing protein, with amino-acid sequence MLLKTPTQSLTEQLAARFADRIRSRLLAPGERLPSVRQCAEQNQVSPSTVVAAYDQLLAQGLVEARKNRGFYVRERAARGAGAKTTSRVGDAPVNAAALMRGMFHKVNNKPHPGMGVFPPDWLESTFMPAAVRKVTHTRALQDFSLQYGEPLGDVGLRRVLAQRLATLNVHTDPDHIITTVGATHALDIVSRTLLRAGDPVMVEEPGWAMEFARLAALGMRILPVPRRADGPDLEVMAKYCEAHKPKLYVSVSVFHNPTGYCLTPGGAHRLLQLANQHNFHIVEDDTYSHIAPEHATRLTALDGLQRTVYVSGFAKILAPNWRIGYLAAPPGLVEPLLDTKLLSTLTTPALLEKALALCIEQGQLRRHAERIRTRLDVARARSVKLALGAGCTFAAEPVGLFGWVDTGVDTDILAQRMLDEGYLIAPGALFHAARAPSTLMRINFATTQDAAFWRVFARLKEQM; translated from the coding sequence ATGTTGTTGAAGACCCCCACCCAATCGCTGACCGAGCAGCTTGCGGCCCGGTTCGCCGACCGCATCCGCAGCCGCCTGCTTGCACCGGGTGAGCGCTTGCCATCGGTGCGCCAATGCGCCGAGCAAAACCAGGTGAGCCCATCGACGGTGGTGGCAGCCTACGACCAGTTGCTGGCCCAAGGCCTGGTGGAGGCGCGCAAGAACCGTGGTTTCTACGTGCGCGAAAGGGCCGCGCGCGGCGCTGGCGCCAAGACCACCTCCCGCGTGGGGGACGCGCCGGTCAACGCTGCCGCGCTGATGCGCGGCATGTTCCACAAGGTCAACAACAAGCCCCACCCTGGCATGGGCGTGTTTCCGCCCGATTGGCTCGAGTCCACCTTCATGCCGGCGGCGGTGCGCAAGGTCACCCACACGCGTGCGTTGCAGGACTTTTCGCTCCAGTACGGCGAGCCGCTGGGAGACGTCGGCTTGCGCCGTGTGCTGGCGCAGCGGCTCGCCACACTCAATGTGCACACCGATCCCGACCACATCATCACCACCGTGGGTGCCACGCACGCGCTGGACATCGTGAGCCGCACCTTGCTGCGAGCGGGCGACCCGGTGATGGTGGAGGAGCCGGGCTGGGCGATGGAGTTTGCCCGCCTGGCCGCGCTGGGCATGCGCATCCTGCCGGTGCCGCGACGCGCCGACGGCCCCGATCTGGAGGTGATGGCGAAGTACTGCGAGGCGCACAAACCCAAGCTGTACGTCAGCGTGAGCGTGTTCCACAACCCGACCGGCTACTGCCTGACGCCCGGCGGCGCACACCGCCTCCTGCAACTGGCCAACCAGCACAACTTCCACATCGTCGAAGACGACACCTACAGCCACATCGCTCCCGAGCACGCCACCCGCCTGACCGCACTTGATGGCCTGCAGCGCACGGTCTACGTGAGCGGGTTCGCCAAGATCCTGGCGCCCAACTGGCGCATCGGCTACCTGGCAGCGCCCCCGGGGTTGGTGGAGCCCTTGCTGGACACCAAGCTGCTCAGCACCTTGACCACGCCCGCCTTGTTGGAGAAAGCATTGGCGCTGTGCATCGAGCAGGGCCAATTGCGCCGGCACGCCGAACGCATTCGCACGCGCCTCGATGTGGCACGCGCGCGGAGTGTGAAGCTGGCGCTGGGCGCGGGCTGCACCTTTGCCGCTGAACCCGTCGGGCTGTTTGGTTGGGTGGACACCGGTGTGGATACCGACATCTTGGCCCAGCGCATGCTGGACGAGGGCTACCTCATCGCGCCCGGCGCGCTGTTCCACGCCGCGCGGGCGCCAAGCACGCTGATGCGCATCAACTTTGCGACCACGCAGGACGCGGCATTCTGGCGCGTGTTCGCGCGCTTGAAGGAGCAGATGTAG